The Methanocella arvoryzae MRE50 genome includes a region encoding these proteins:
- a CDS encoding DUF7266 family protein, with protein MRGDRIKDDSGTSILIEYILSLTITAILFTILLLLLGNVISTTERVILDEQLGIIAGDIANRLALASTNVYNNQYNDNYYGNLIADYTVILDLPPAVRGDHYLIQINYSDASKTGTVKVAWGSNVDVNRTATFHSDTGVANTTLFYNTGNKGKIFYPDSNSKIALMVF; from the coding sequence ATGCGTGGAGATCGGATAAAAGACGATAGCGGCACGAGTATCTTGATAGAATATATTCTCTCGCTGACCATCACTGCCATTCTATTCACCATCCTGCTCCTGCTGCTGGGCAACGTGATCTCGACGACGGAGCGAGTGATCTTGGACGAGCAGTTAGGCATCATAGCTGGCGACATTGCGAACCGCCTGGCGCTGGCCTCCACAAACGTGTACAACAACCAGTATAACGACAACTACTACGGCAACCTGATTGCCGATTACACGGTCATACTGGACCTGCCGCCGGCAGTGCGAGGGGATCATTACCTGATCCAGATCAACTACAGCGATGCCAGCAAAACCGGAACGGTCAAGGTCGCGTGGGGCTCGAACGTCGACGTAAACAGGACTGCCACTTTCCACTCGGACACAGGCGTGGCAAACACGACCTTATTCTACAACACGGGGAACAAGGGGAAAATCTTCTACCCGGACAGCAACTCGAAAATAGCGTTGATGGTGTTCTGA
- a CDS encoding DUF7288 family protein, whose product MKKQRGEVGQMYTIEAIASAFIMIIVLVIVVQTTSLTPLSSSFTNQHIKLELQNLGNDILVTLDETPAMSNTTGINETSMAVPSLLKRSVIDWAVFSYYDTYTWNGTAFISQYNGSVKELNTPLTSALKFALTNNSIAYNVEIGYPDPGGYNRVSKMIWNGDPSENSVTVSRFIVLHNNRTEIPPGDRFDGSATMPVLILPDIGGGAYDFHTVIEVRLTLWVM is encoded by the coding sequence GTGAAGAAGCAGAGGGGCGAAGTCGGGCAGATGTACACAATCGAAGCTATAGCCTCGGCATTTATCATGATCATAGTGCTGGTCATAGTGGTGCAGACCACGTCGCTGACGCCTCTCTCTTCGTCTTTCACTAACCAGCACATCAAGCTGGAGCTCCAGAACCTGGGCAACGACATACTGGTCACGTTAGACGAGACGCCCGCGATGAGTAACACTACAGGGATCAACGAGACTAGTATGGCAGTGCCCTCCCTGCTGAAGCGCAGCGTCATTGACTGGGCAGTATTCTCGTACTACGACACATATACGTGGAACGGTACGGCATTTATCAGCCAGTACAACGGCAGTGTCAAAGAGTTAAACACTCCCTTGACCAGCGCCTTAAAATTCGCCCTCACAAACAACAGCATCGCCTACAACGTGGAGATCGGCTACCCTGATCCTGGCGGCTATAACCGGGTATCCAAGATGATCTGGAACGGCGACCCTTCGGAGAACTCTGTGACCGTATCCCGGTTCATTGTACTGCACAACAACAGAACTGAAATCCCTCCGGGCGACAGGTTCGACGGCTCGGCGACCATGCCGGTGCTGATCCTGCCGGACATCGGAGGAGGAGCCTATGATTTCCATACGGTGATCGAGGTCAGGCTGACCCTGTGGGTGATGTGA
- a CDS encoding DUF7287 family protein: MKRLIGSSDGQISLDYLVGITVFLMAFIFVFAFIPGMFTPFHSNSDELTMTADRVAATLIQDTLAVNNSTTKLPGVLDAREIANFNAVMNSPDNKTLRENLGLNSSGNALLLYNLQVTIQADNQPTININHGQLPGNGNVGQSKRFVMIRDANALPDGYNGYMHATWNFFNEDFRDRYPGRMAIVTVRVW, translated from the coding sequence ATGAAGCGACTGATAGGTAGCAGCGATGGTCAGATTAGTCTAGACTATCTCGTGGGAATAACGGTATTCCTGATGGCATTTATCTTCGTATTTGCCTTCATACCGGGCATGTTCACGCCTTTCCACTCAAACTCCGACGAGCTGACAATGACGGCCGACAGAGTGGCAGCTACCCTTATCCAGGATACTCTTGCAGTTAACAATTCGACTACGAAGTTGCCAGGCGTGCTGGATGCAAGAGAGATCGCTAATTTTAACGCCGTAATGAACAGCCCCGACAATAAAACTCTCAGGGAGAACCTGGGGCTAAACAGCAGCGGTAATGCGCTTTTACTGTACAACCTCCAGGTCACGATCCAGGCGGATAACCAGCCCACTATAAATATAAACCACGGACAGCTTCCCGGGAATGGCAACGTCGGGCAGAGTAAGCGGTTTGTCATGATCAGGGACGCGAATGCGCTACCCGATGGGTACAATGGTTACATGCACGCAACGTGGAACTTTTTTAACGAAGATTTCCGGGACCGCTACCCGGGCAGAATGGCAATCGTGACCGTGAGGGTGTGGTAA
- a CDS encoding DUF7289 family protein, whose product MKGSTRTSDAGVSESIGYIMISGILITSFILISTVGYPIFNAYIDEGHMKNVQESFDILAYNGNNVAMHNLPYASSEIKMYGGTLATRDTGYINISYYSDNAGTMPNILGFDNRTLTVLEYTKNTNRVAYVDGGVYALWNDGSTMIREPEIYSNGETFVYNEVPLMYSYVFISGNGPVQLTFSTPYYSKMSQSVYSVGAKSITGVHHIRITISGDYAEAIGNYMQQQFGFAKHQGSDGELILSKAFPGGIKLCIVPDYLVIENK is encoded by the coding sequence ATGAAAGGATCGACGAGGACTTCAGATGCAGGCGTATCCGAATCGATAGGCTATATCATGATATCGGGCATACTCATCACTTCCTTTATCCTGATTTCCACGGTAGGATACCCGATATTTAACGCCTACATCGACGAAGGGCACATGAAAAACGTCCAGGAAAGCTTCGACATCCTGGCGTACAACGGTAACAATGTTGCAATGCACAACTTACCCTACGCATCTTCAGAAATCAAGATGTATGGAGGCACCCTAGCAACCCGGGATACGGGCTACATCAACATATCCTACTATAGTGATAACGCCGGCACTATGCCCAACATCCTCGGCTTCGACAACAGGACCCTGACTGTGCTAGAGTACACTAAGAACACGAACAGGGTAGCTTACGTGGACGGAGGAGTATACGCCCTCTGGAACGACGGCTCCACCATGATCCGGGAGCCGGAGATATACAGCAACGGGGAGACCTTTGTGTACAACGAAGTACCGCTGATGTACAGCTACGTCTTCATCTCCGGAAATGGGCCGGTTCAGCTCACATTCAGCACCCCGTACTATTCCAAAATGTCCCAGTCAGTCTACTCTGTCGGTGCGAAATCGATCACCGGGGTTCACCATATCAGGATAACCATTTCCGGAGACTACGCAGAAGCTATTGGTAACTATATGCAACAACAGTTCGGCTTCGCGAAACACCAGGGGAGTGACGGGGAATTAATCCTCAGCAAAGCCTTCCCCGGTGGCATAAAACTTTGCATCGTTCCAGATTATCTGGTTATAGAGAATAAATAG